The uncultured Bacteroides sp. genome includes the window CTTTTTGATATTATTTTTAGTATCGTATATTGCGGGTAGAAAAGCCGACAACCAAGGGTTCTTTGTGGGAAACCGGAAGTCATCTTGGTACATAGTAGCCTTTGCCATGATAGGTTCAAGCATATCCGGCGTCACTTTTGTTTCAGTACCAGGCATGGTAGCGAGCAGCAATTTCTCTTATCTGCAAATGGTTCTTGGCTTTGTAGCCGGTCAGTTCATCATAGCCTTTGTATTAATACCCTTATTCTATAAAATGAATCTTGTCTCTATCTACGAATATCTGGAGAATAGATTCGGGGCATCATCATATAGAACCGGAGCTTGGTTCTTTTTTATTTCAAAAATGTTAGGAGCTGCGGTACGCCTGTTTTTAGTGTGCCTCACTCTGCAACTATTAGTCTTCGACCCACTTCGACTCCCTTTTATCCTAAACGTAATAGCTACGGTTGCTTTAGTATGGTTATACACCTTTCGCGGCGGAGTAAAATCACTGATATGGACGGATTCTTTGAAAACATTCTGCCTTATCGTTTCAGTCGTTTTGTGTATTTATTATATTGCATCAGATTTGAATCTTAATTTTAGCGGAATGATGTCTACAATAGCAGACAGCCATTTATCCCGATTATTTTTCTTCGACGATATTAATGATAAGCGCTTCTTCTTTAAACAGTTTTTGGCCGGTATATTTACGATGATCGCTATGACCGGGCTCGATCAGGATATGATGCAACGCAACCTGAGCTGTAAAAATTTTAAAGATTCTCA containing:
- a CDS encoding sodium:solute symporter, producing the protein MSPTLVLATIAAYFLILFLVSYIAGRKADNQGFFVGNRKSSWYIVAFAMIGSSISGVTFVSVPGMVASSNFSYLQMVLGFVAGQFIIAFVLIPLFYKMNLVSIYEYLENRFGASSYRTGAWFFFISKMLGAAVRLFLVCLTLQLLVFDPLRLPFILNVIATVALVWLYTFRGGVKSLIWTDSLKTFCLIVSVVLCIYYIASDLNLNFSGMMSTIADSHLSRLFFFDDINDKRFFFKQFLAGIFTMIAMTGLDQDMMQRNLSCKNFKDSQKNMITSGIFQFFVVLLFLLLGVLLYTFTTQKGITNPAKSDELFPMVATGHYFPVIVGILFIIGLISSAYSAAGSALTALTTSFTVDILGTKGKSENEVVKIRKRVHIGMSVVMGITIIVFNSLNNTSVIDAVYILASYTYGPILGLFAFGICTKKQVRDKYIPLVAIASPLLCFILQKNSESWFNGYAFSYELLIFNALFTFIGLSLLIVKNKNK